Proteins encoded within one genomic window of Lysinibacillus sphaericus:
- a CDS encoding flagellar protein FliT, with product MQLTNQLLQASANLYKLLGDIPNGEDRDDYVDKINNMLDKRGIIINDLKQEGFHFDEQDRVHRTLLELDNGIKERLAAVMSAVKQDMANLQKTKKSEAQYFNPYGNVRVMDGMYYDKKN from the coding sequence ATGCAACTAACAAATCAACTATTGCAGGCATCTGCGAATCTATATAAATTATTAGGTGATATCCCTAATGGCGAAGATCGTGATGACTATGTAGATAAGATTAATAATATGTTGGACAAGCGTGGAATAATTATCAATGATTTAAAACAAGAAGGTTTTCATTTTGATGAACAAGATCGTGTTCATCGTACTTTGCTTGAATTAGATAATGGTATTAAAGAACGATTGGCTGCTGTAATGAGCGCAGTAAAGCAGGATATGGCAAACCTTCAAAAAACGAAAAAAAGTGAAGCGCAATACTTCAATCCATATGGCAATGTCCGTGTTATGGACGGGATGTATTACGACAAGAAAAATTAA
- the fliD gene encoding flagellar filament capping protein FliD, translating into MVNRIGGLASGMDIDSIVKKLMNAERAPLNKLYQKKQTYEWQRDAYRGVNTKLKTFDTYISDNLVLKSLISKTAASSNSNLVSATATGSAAGSLSIEGVSQLATAARKVGEQVNAVGSTKMADLGATGTIEFKAIQKNGQLASEATKIEITSDMTVNQFISKVNSSNAGIDAVFENGRFSFTAKNTGDVKGDEEIKVTGGVDIFNKLGFADPSKVQNTEGKNAIFTVNGIATERTTNTFLISGYNVTLKDTFNGLQTISDKYKAAVEEFKNATDNLATKQANLITKQNAYGASDINSYTANHDTAYTTAFGNTLSLSQQVQYNKLGNAFWKGLADDEASFINDKLSAGQSVEQIRKAIDESGLSLEKIEKFQSLTDSELQALSSLDTTQLNAFKTQAEYEQYGTKLKDFDQNAIDALKRFSYNSNDSIDKIRKDIDDNTEFTQEVKDVLKSLSKDDLTNLIATDSATLKTYSEKAQADDLKQKYSQFGDTLIKGLQDGSKRVEDLTDKQKEVWNNLTPQKKAEFNALAEQNILRKDYLTADADEKAAVTRLNEATSTQTAAKADANAAGILNPDGSVDDTKVNAAPKAQAVTMTSTTNVDDIMTKIKEFVTTYNGFIKDLNDQTKETKYRDYKPLTSEQKENMSENEIKLWEEKAKSGLLRGDTLIREGLSNMRSLVYQSNPAIDSKYNTLFSIGITTSKNYNDGGSLQIDETKLRKVLEEDPDAVEKLFKNSEGKKEDIVGGKTVDTRGYIDKLRESMKSFEITIEKKAGRSTMTDAQYAIGKNLVDTESRISTWKRKLEDIESRYWKQFTAMEQAINKANSQSSMFAQG; encoded by the coding sequence ATGGTAAATCGAATCGGTGGATTAGCATCAGGAATGGATATAGATTCAATTGTAAAAAAATTAATGAATGCGGAAAGAGCACCATTAAACAAATTATATCAAAAGAAACAAACTTATGAATGGCAACGTGATGCATATCGCGGTGTGAATACAAAGCTTAAAACATTCGATACGTATATTTCAGATAATCTAGTATTAAAGAGTCTTATTTCTAAAACTGCGGCAAGTTCAAATTCTAATTTAGTATCTGCTACTGCAACAGGCAGTGCTGCTGGCTCACTTTCAATTGAGGGTGTTTCACAATTAGCTACTGCGGCTCGTAAAGTAGGGGAGCAAGTAAATGCTGTAGGTTCTACGAAAATGGCTGATTTAGGGGCAACAGGGACTATTGAGTTTAAAGCTATTCAAAAGAACGGTCAATTAGCAAGTGAGGCAACAAAAATTGAAATTACTTCTGATATGACTGTCAATCAGTTTATTAGCAAGGTGAATTCTAGTAATGCAGGGATTGACGCTGTATTTGAAAATGGTCGATTCTCCTTTACTGCCAAAAACACTGGTGATGTTAAAGGTGATGAGGAAATCAAAGTTACAGGCGGAGTAGATATTTTCAATAAGTTAGGATTTGCCGACCCTAGTAAAGTTCAAAATACAGAAGGAAAAAATGCTATTTTCACTGTTAATGGCATAGCAACAGAACGTACAACAAATACGTTTTTGATTTCAGGCTATAATGTAACGTTAAAAGATACATTCAATGGTCTTCAAACAATTTCAGATAAATATAAAGCCGCTGTTGAAGAATTTAAAAATGCTACTGACAATTTAGCAACTAAACAAGCAAATCTTATAACTAAGCAAAATGCTTATGGTGCTAGTGATATCAATAGTTACACAGCGAACCATGATACGGCTTATACAACCGCTTTTGGTAATACATTATCTTTGTCACAACAAGTGCAATACAATAAACTAGGAAACGCTTTTTGGAAAGGCTTAGCAGATGATGAAGCTAGTTTCATCAATGATAAATTATCTGCAGGTCAATCAGTCGAGCAAATTAGGAAGGCAATTGATGAAAGTGGCCTAAGTCTAGAGAAAATCGAGAAATTCCAATCTTTAACAGATAGCGAATTGCAAGCTTTATCTTCACTTGATACAACGCAATTAAACGCTTTTAAAACGCAAGCTGAATACGAACAGTATGGTACAAAATTAAAAGATTTTGATCAAAATGCTATTGATGCACTAAAACGCTTCTCGTATAACAGCAATGATTCAATTGATAAAATTCGTAAAGATATAGACGATAATACGGAATTTACACAAGAAGTAAAAGATGTATTAAAATCTTTAAGCAAAGATGATTTAACTAATTTAATTGCAACAGATTCTGCGACACTAAAAACATATTCTGAAAAAGCGCAAGCAGATGATTTAAAACAAAAGTATAGCCAATTTGGCGATACTTTAATTAAAGGTTTGCAAGATGGTTCTAAAAGAGTTGAAGATTTAACTGATAAACAAAAAGAAGTTTGGAATAATTTAACACCGCAGAAAAAGGCTGAATTTAATGCACTAGCGGAACAAAATATTTTGCGTAAAGATTACTTAACTGCAGATGCTGATGAAAAAGCAGCGGTTACACGTTTAAATGAGGCTACGAGTACGCAAACTGCAGCAAAAGCAGATGCTAATGCAGCTGGTATTTTAAACCCTGATGGTAGTGTAGACGACACAAAGGTCAATGCCGCACCAAAAGCGCAAGCGGTGACAATGACTTCAACAACAAATGTTGACGATATTATGACTAAAATTAAAGAATTTGTCACTACTTATAATGGCTTTATAAAAGATTTAAATGATCAAACGAAAGAAACAAAATACCGTGATTATAAGCCATTAACTAGCGAGCAAAAAGAAAATATGTCCGAAAATGAAATTAAACTTTGGGAAGAAAAAGCTAAGAGTGGCTTACTTCGAGGAGATACGCTTATCCGTGAAGGACTATCTAACATGCGTTCATTAGTGTATCAATCTAATCCTGCTATCGATTCTAAATATAATACGTTATTTAGTATTGGAATAACTACATCTAAAAACTATAATGATGGCGGTTCATTGCAAATCGATGAAACGAAATTGCGCAAAGTTTTAGAAGAAGATCCAGATGCAGTTGAAAAATTGTTTAAAAATAGTGAAGGTAAAAAAGAAGATATAGTAGGTGGTAAAACGGTCGATACACGTGGTTATATCGATAAATTACGTGAATCTATGAAATCATTTGAAATTACTATTGAGAAAAAAGCTGGTCGCTCTACAATGACTGACGCGCAATATGCTATCGGGAAAAACTTGGTAGATACAGAAAGTCGAATTAGTACTTGGAAGCGAAAACTTGAAGATATCGAGTCGCGTTATTGGAAGCAATTTACTGCAATGGAACAAGCGATTAATAAAGCGAATTCTCAATCAAGCATGTTCGCGCAAGGATGA
- a CDS encoding flagellar protein FlaG gives MRIAAQGQSTDVGTAASSTVAKQAVIEETTMTTSKAQLVTQSQGENLPTADVQEISKEKLQHAVDTVNEFLQINHNASKFVLHDGLDRYFVQVVDTKTEKVVKEIPPKKLLDAFYEMQKLLGMIVDEKI, from the coding sequence ATGCGTATTGCAGCTCAAGGACAATCTACAGATGTAGGAACTGCAGCGTCATCTACAGTTGCGAAGCAAGCAGTTATAGAGGAAACTACGATGACTACTAGTAAAGCTCAATTAGTAACGCAATCACAAGGAGAAAATCTACCTACTGCTGACGTACAAGAAATATCTAAAGAGAAGCTGCAACATGCCGTAGATACTGTAAATGAATTTTTACAAATCAATCATAATGCTTCTAAATTTGTTTTACACGACGGGTTAGATCGTTACTTTGTACAAGTTGTGGATACTAAAACAGAAAAAGTTGTAAAGGAAATCCCTCCCAAAAAACTTTTGGATGCTTTTTATGAGATGCAAAAGTTATTAGGAATGATTGTAGACGAAAAAATATAA
- a CDS encoding GNAT family N-acetyltransferase, whose amino-acid sequence MLKGNLVGLRAIEKTDLTQLLQWRNNPEFRRFFREYRELNSENQLLWFEKYVINDPNTIMFAIVELATEKLIGACGLCYIDWVNRNADFSIYIGKNNLYIDASFAIEAAQLMEKYGFEELNLHRLWAEIYSIDEAKIKFFKELEFTQEGRFKDTHWTEGKWVDSVYYGKIGLN is encoded by the coding sequence ATGTTGAAAGGTAATTTAGTAGGATTGCGTGCGATTGAGAAAACAGATTTAACTCAACTACTTCAATGGCGTAATAATCCTGAGTTTCGACGTTTTTTTCGAGAGTATCGTGAACTAAATAGTGAAAACCAGTTACTGTGGTTTGAAAAATATGTAATAAATGATCCGAATACGATAATGTTTGCTATTGTTGAGCTAGCAACAGAAAAGTTAATTGGTGCATGTGGTCTTTGTTATATTGATTGGGTTAATCGAAATGCAGATTTTAGTATTTATATAGGTAAGAATAATCTTTATATTGACGCTTCATTTGCAATCGAAGCTGCACAATTAATGGAGAAGTATGGATTTGAAGAGCTGAATCTACATAGACTATGGGCAGAAATTTATTCTATTGATGAAGCAAAGATAAAATTTTTTAAAGAGCTTGAATTTACTCAAGAAGGTCGATTTAAAGATACGCATTGGACGGAAGGTAAGTGGGTAGATTCAGTATATTATGGTAAAATAGGGTTAAATTAA
- a CDS encoding N-acetylneuraminate synthase family protein, which produces MNYLSEITICGKSISINNPTYFIADIASNHDADLGRAKELIWLCKEAGADAVKFQHFKAEKIVSDYGFQHLKQSSHQANWEKSVFEVFKDYELKRDWNYELKKEADLAGIDFFTTPYDIEAVEEIDSLVDVYKIGSGDITWIDFIQHIAKKNKPTLLATGASNFTDVQRAVEEIIKYNDKVILMQCNTNYTGNIENFKYINLNVLKTYNTMYPNMILGLSDHTPGHATVLGAITLGARVIEKHFTDDNNRKGPDHPFSMNPYTWRDMIKNARELESSLGNGVKIIENNEQETEIVQRRGIYLNKEKKLGDIICAEDLEFLRPAPDNIYFPYEKSLVVGKRLKVNKLAGQPIYRGDMNVER; this is translated from the coding sequence ATGAATTACCTAAGTGAAATAACAATTTGCGGTAAGTCTATCTCCATAAATAATCCGACTTATTTTATAGCAGATATCGCATCCAACCATGATGCAGATTTGGGAAGAGCTAAGGAGCTAATTTGGCTTTGTAAAGAAGCTGGAGCTGACGCTGTAAAATTTCAGCATTTTAAAGCTGAAAAAATTGTCAGTGATTACGGTTTTCAGCATTTAAAGCAGTCAAGCCATCAAGCCAATTGGGAAAAAAGCGTTTTTGAAGTTTTTAAAGACTATGAGTTAAAGCGTGATTGGAATTATGAATTAAAAAAAGAAGCAGATTTAGCAGGAATTGATTTTTTTACAACACCGTATGATATTGAAGCAGTAGAAGAAATTGATTCTTTGGTAGATGTATATAAAATTGGCTCTGGTGATATTACATGGATAGACTTTATTCAACATATAGCCAAGAAAAATAAACCTACTCTTCTTGCAACAGGGGCGTCTAATTTTACTGATGTACAGCGTGCAGTAGAAGAAATTATAAAATACAATGATAAGGTCATATTAATGCAATGTAATACTAATTACACAGGGAATATTGAAAACTTTAAATACATAAATTTAAATGTTTTAAAAACATATAATACAATGTATCCTAATATGATTTTAGGATTGTCTGATCATACACCAGGACATGCAACTGTGCTGGGTGCTATAACCCTAGGTGCAAGGGTCATTGAAAAACATTTTACCGATGATAACAATAGAAAAGGGCCAGATCACCCATTTTCTATGAACCCTTATACTTGGAGAGATATGATCAAAAACGCAAGAGAACTTGAGAGCTCATTAGGTAATGGAGTAAAAATCATTGAGAACAATGAGCAAGAAACAGAGATAGTTCAACGTAGAGGAATCTATTTAAATAAAGAAAAAAAACTTGGCGATATTATTTGTGCTGAAGATCTTGAATTTTTACGACCAGCTCCTGATAATATTTATTTTCCATATGAAAAAAGCCTAGTAGTTGGTAAGAGATTAAAGGTTAATAAACTTGCGGGACAGCCAATTTACCGAGGTGATATGAATGTTGAAAGGTAA
- a CDS encoding SDR family oxidoreductase codes for MKYLIIGSNGMLGKMLVQVLNKKNQKVVTAARAKADLQVDLLEDLERLTTFILKEQPDVVINTTAIINLLECENNPEQAYLINSRLPAILAAMCDKLNLYYIQISTDHYYLGDNNNVHNEDDSIQLLNEYARTKYIGEVLTNLYEKTLIVRTNIVGFKGQEGKPTFIEWILNSLEENKKIHAFTDFYTSSIDVERFSEILYELILKQVTGVVNIGASDVVSKYEFITEIAEKLGKKHLVYEDTLQNLRQEVKRADSLGLDIQKLANLIGKDKIPTSKEVVDWVVKRYKEGVLYELPK; via the coding sequence TTGAAATATTTAATAATAGGTTCAAATGGAATGCTTGGTAAAATGTTAGTTCAAGTGCTAAATAAAAAGAACCAGAAGGTAGTAACAGCTGCTAGAGCAAAGGCTGATCTTCAAGTCGATTTACTTGAAGATTTAGAGAGATTAACAACTTTCATTCTTAAAGAGCAACCGGATGTAGTTATTAATACAACTGCTATTATAAATTTACTGGAGTGTGAAAACAATCCTGAACAAGCTTATTTAATTAACAGTAGACTTCCAGCGATATTAGCAGCTATGTGTGATAAATTAAATCTCTATTATATACAAATTTCAACCGATCATTATTATTTAGGTGACAATAATAATGTTCATAATGAAGATGATAGTATTCAATTGTTGAATGAATATGCTCGTACGAAATATATTGGGGAAGTTTTGACAAATTTATATGAGAAGACATTAATAGTTAGGACTAATATAGTAGGTTTTAAAGGACAAGAAGGAAAACCAACTTTTATTGAATGGATATTAAATTCATTAGAAGAAAATAAAAAGATACATGCATTTACAGATTTTTATACGTCGAGTATTGATGTGGAGCGTTTTTCTGAAATTTTGTATGAGTTAATTCTAAAACAAGTAACTGGTGTAGTTAATATAGGTGCTTCAGATGTAGTTTCAAAATATGAATTTATTACTGAAATTGCAGAAAAGTTAGGAAAAAAGCATTTAGTATATGAAGACACGCTCCAAAATTTAAGGCAGGAAGTGAAAAGAGCTGACTCATTGGGCTTAGATATACAAAAGTTAGCTAATTTGATAGGGAAAGATAAAATACCAACATCAAAAGAAGTAGTAGATTGGGTTGTAAAAAGATATAAAGAAGGTGTTTTGTATGAATTACCTAAGTGA
- a CDS encoding cytidylyltransferase domain-containing protein, which translates to MRIVAIVQARMGSTRLPGKVLKEVNGKPLLAYQIERMEKASLIDQLVIATTPYGNEGIVNLCNELGIDYFIGSESDVLARYYHAALKYEADVVVRITSDCPLIDPVIINNIIQMYLDNEYDYVSNTQLRTFPRGMDTEVFSMEILTEAFMNASLEYEREHVTPYFYLNSTKFNIGQYTLESEDHSNLRLTVDTPEDLELISILLNDLYPKNPDFDLDILLEKLTKEPALIKINEHIEQKKLGE; encoded by the coding sequence GTGAGAATAGTAGCTATTGTACAAGCAAGAATGGGTTCTACAAGATTACCAGGTAAGGTGTTAAAAGAAGTAAATGGAAAGCCTCTTTTAGCCTATCAAATAGAAAGGATGGAAAAAGCCTCTTTAATTGATCAATTGGTAATAGCAACTACGCCTTATGGAAATGAAGGAATTGTGAATTTATGTAATGAGTTAGGCATTGATTATTTTATTGGTTCAGAGAGTGATGTATTAGCACGTTATTATCACGCTGCCCTGAAATATGAAGCTGATGTAGTAGTGAGAATAACATCTGATTGTCCTTTAATAGACCCCGTAATTATTAATAATATTATCCAAATGTATTTAGATAATGAGTATGATTATGTATCAAATACTCAATTGAGAACATTCCCTAGAGGTATGGATACTGAAGTTTTTTCAATGGAGATATTAACTGAAGCATTTATGAATGCTAGTTTGGAGTATGAACGAGAGCATGTAACTCCTTATTTTTATTTAAACTCAACTAAATTTAATATTGGTCAATATACTCTAGAGAGTGAAGACCATAGTAATCTACGTCTCACTGTGGATACTCCTGAAGACCTAGAATTAATATCAATTCTACTTAATGATTTGTATCCAAAAAATCCGGATTTTGATTTAGATATTCTATTAGAAAAATTAACAAAAGAACCAGCGCTTATAAAAATAAATGAACATATTGAGCAAAAAAAATTAGGTGAGTAG
- the pseB gene encoding UDP-N-acetylglucosamine 4,6-dehydratase (inverting): MSVLTDKVVLVTGGTGSFGKKFIRKALTLGVKKIIVFSRDELKQYEMKQELQDERIRFFIGDVRDKDRLYRAFDGVDIVIHAAAMKHVDACEYNPFEAVKTNIHGAQNIIEAAIDRGVKKVIALSTDKACSPVNLYGATKLASDKLFVAANAYVGEKKTRFAVVRYGNVVGSRGSVVPFFKKIKDTGKLPITDERMTRFWITLDQGVQFVIDNLERMNGGEIFVPKIPSMKVTDLAKAVAPECEIEIIGIRPGEKLHEAMIMEDDARHTLEFDNFYVIQPELGWFAQEQLNAGKALPDGFAYTSDNNTEWLTVEQLRQLI, from the coding sequence ATGAGTGTTTTAACAGATAAAGTGGTATTAGTAACAGGTGGTACAGGCTCTTTTGGTAAAAAATTCATTAGAAAAGCACTTACACTAGGTGTGAAAAAAATCATAGTTTTCAGTCGCGATGAACTGAAACAATATGAAATGAAACAAGAATTACAAGATGAACGTATTCGATTCTTTATTGGTGATGTGCGCGATAAAGACCGTTTATATCGTGCATTTGATGGTGTGGATATTGTCATTCACGCAGCGGCCATGAAGCATGTAGATGCATGTGAATATAACCCGTTTGAAGCGGTTAAAACGAACATTCATGGTGCACAAAACATTATCGAAGCAGCAATAGATCGAGGCGTAAAAAAGGTCATTGCATTATCTACTGATAAAGCCTGCTCTCCTGTAAATTTATACGGTGCAACAAAACTTGCATCAGATAAATTATTTGTTGCGGCTAACGCTTATGTAGGAGAAAAGAAAACTCGATTTGCTGTTGTACGCTATGGTAACGTAGTAGGAAGTCGTGGTAGTGTAGTACCTTTTTTTAAAAAGATTAAAGACACAGGTAAATTACCAATTACAGATGAGCGTATGACACGTTTTTGGATAACTCTAGATCAGGGAGTACAATTTGTAATAGATAATTTAGAACGGATGAACGGTGGAGAAATTTTTGTACCAAAGATTCCGAGCATGAAGGTAACAGATTTAGCAAAAGCGGTTGCACCTGAATGCGAAATAGAAATAATCGGAATTCGTCCAGGTGAGAAATTACATGAAGCGATGATTATGGAAGATGATGCTCGTCATACATTAGAATTTGATAATTTTTATGTTATCCAACCGGAGCTTGGTTGGTTTGCTCAAGAGCAATTAAATGCAGGTAAAGCATTGCCTGATGGATTTGCTTATACGAGTGATAATAATACAGAGTGGTTAACAGTTGAGCAGCTAAGACAATTAATTTAA
- a CDS encoding motility associated factor glycosyltransferase family protein translates to MEDLEIIYLQTKNEKPNAKVNGYYLHSNYNPEAEAEKYINSNYKEGYLNILFGYGLGYIANAITKKYGNTDILVYDPLFTSLNFENKDSIEDIFTDLQDFCKRSEDYIAEFNRKVNILISPNYDKIFEREYKEFLDYIRHIQIEDIVNENTIRFFGDLWQENYIMNLYYVHKDQSLKVLYNKYDCPVILASGGPSLTKQLPLLKKIKDKCLIICAGSTINSLLAAGIIPDYVVTMDGGESNYLHFKNIKCYDFDLIYGLGNAWKIERSFKGNRYSFCFYGEDSIQKRIKEGLGKDLPMLSTGGTVAITALEVASKISTGPIAIIGQDLAYTNNKSHAENNNHYSELTDDFFKKDMTFEVEGYYGETVKTNHQFNSMRKSLEKLYQNLQHHHKIYNCTEGGVKINGMPQIDFVAFCESYINPKNKITKLELQKYINDNEVNYKEFMNQEIQVYLKIKKLLVDAIHLLKEERNNTVFTTSTLKKLDKIDSKLKEYYPQVIMERIVDPITMDVMRMTTDKKQSERIDNFKQIHKQNMYLYENMLEATEKSLKFTRVALDEFGGC, encoded by the coding sequence ATGGAAGATTTAGAAATAATTTATTTACAAACAAAAAACGAAAAGCCAAATGCAAAAGTTAACGGGTACTATTTACATAGTAATTACAATCCAGAAGCAGAAGCTGAAAAATACATAAATAGTAACTACAAAGAAGGGTATTTAAATATACTCTTTGGTTATGGTCTAGGGTATATAGCTAATGCTATTACAAAAAAGTATGGTAATACTGATATATTAGTATATGATCCTTTATTTACTAGTTTAAATTTTGAGAATAAGGATTCAATTGAAGACATTTTTACTGATTTGCAAGATTTTTGTAAACGTTCAGAAGATTATATTGCTGAATTTAATCGTAAGGTCAATATACTAATTTCACCTAATTACGATAAAATTTTTGAAAGAGAATATAAAGAATTTCTTGATTATATTCGCCATATTCAAATTGAGGATATTGTAAATGAAAACACAATAAGATTCTTTGGTGATTTATGGCAGGAAAATTACATAATGAATTTATACTATGTTCATAAAGATCAAAGTTTAAAAGTACTTTACAATAAATATGATTGCCCAGTAATCTTAGCTTCAGGTGGACCATCCTTAACAAAACAATTACCATTGTTAAAAAAGATTAAAGATAAATGTTTGATAATATGTGCTGGTTCTACAATTAATTCTTTATTGGCTGCAGGCATTATTCCTGACTATGTAGTAACAATGGATGGTGGAGAAAGTAACTATTTACACTTTAAAAACATTAAATGTTATGATTTTGATTTAATTTACGGATTAGGGAATGCGTGGAAAATAGAAAGAAGTTTTAAAGGAAACCGCTATAGCTTTTGTTTTTATGGAGAAGATAGTATTCAAAAACGTATTAAAGAAGGTCTAGGTAAAGATTTACCAATGCTATCAACTGGTGGTACAGTTGCTATTACTGCATTAGAAGTTGCAAGTAAAATTAGTACGGGACCTATAGCAATCATTGGACAAGATCTTGCATATACGAACAATAAATCCCATGCGGAAAATAATAACCATTACAGTGAGTTAACAGATGATTTTTTTAAAAAAGATATGACATTTGAAGTGGAAGGGTACTATGGAGAAACTGTAAAGACGAATCACCAGTTTAATAGTATGAGAAAAAGTTTAGAAAAATTATATCAAAACTTACAGCATCATCATAAAATCTATAATTGTACTGAAGGTGGTGTAAAGATTAATGGTATGCCACAAATAGATTTCGTAGCATTTTGTGAAAGTTATATTAATCCTAAAAATAAAATTACTAAGTTAGAGTTGCAAAAATATATAAATGATAACGAAGTAAACTATAAAGAATTTATGAATCAAGAAATACAAGTCTATTTAAAAATCAAGAAATTACTAGTGGATGCAATTCATCTTTTAAAAGAAGAGAGAAATAATACTGTCTTTACAACTAGTACTTTAAAAAAATTAGATAAAATAGATTCAAAATTGAAGGAATATTATCCACAAGTTATAATGGAAAGAATTGTTGATCCAATTACTATGGATGTAATGCGAATGACTACGGATAAAAAACAAAGTGAGAGAATAGATAATTTCAAACAAATACATAAACAAAATATGTATCTTTATGAAAATATGTTAGAGGCAACTGAAAAATCTTTAAAATTTACTAGAGTTGCATTAGATGAATTCGGAGGGTGTTAA
- a CDS encoding flagellin N-terminal helical domain-containing protein, giving the protein MRIQHNISALNTHRNLTFNNTQASKNLEKLSSGYKVNRAGDDAAGLAISEKMRGQIRGLDMATKNAQDSISLIQTAEGALNETHAILQRMRELAVQSANDTNVSADRTALNKEVTALKSEIDRIAKNTEFNTQNLLDGTFSGKKFHIGANDGQAITLKITTMDTAGLKITGSIDTQTKADKAIKNFNDALEAVSSQRSDLGAVQNRLEHTINNLGATSENLTAAESRIRDTDMAKEMMGFTKNNILMQAAQSMLAQANQQPQGVLQLLQ; this is encoded by the coding sequence ATGAGAATTCAACACAACATTTCAGCTTTAAACACACACCGTAACCTTACTTTCAACAACACACAAGCTTCTAAAAACCTTGAGAAATTATCTTCAGGTTACAAAGTAAACCGTGCTGGCGATGACGCTGCTGGTTTAGCTATCTCTGAAAAAATGCGCGGACAAATCCGTGGTCTTGACATGGCAACTAAAAACGCTCAAGACTCAATCTCTTTAATCCAAACTGCTGAGGGTGCTCTTAACGAAACTCACGCAATTCTACAACGTATGCGTGAATTAGCAGTACAATCTGCAAACGATACAAACGTATCAGCAGACCGTACAGCACTTAACAAAGAAGTAACAGCATTAAAATCAGAAATCGACCGTATCGCTAAAAATACAGAGTTCAATACTCAAAACTTATTAGATGGTACTTTTTCTGGCAAAAAATTCCATATCGGTGCTAATGATGGACAAGCAATTACATTAAAAATCACTACTATGGATACAGCTGGATTGAAAATTACTGGTTCAATTGATACTCAAACTAAAGCTGACAAAGCTATCAAAAACTTCAACGACGCTTTAGAAGCAGTTTCTTCACAACGTTCTGATTTAGGTGCTGTTCAAAACCGTTTAGAGCACACTATCAATAACTTAGGTGCAACTTCTGAAAACTTAACAGCTGCTGAATCACGTATCCGTGACACTGACATGGCGAAAGAAATGATGGGCTTCACTAAGAACAATATCTTAATGCAAGCTGCTCAATCAATGTTAGCTCAAGCTAACCAACAACCACAAGGTGTTCTTCAATTATTACAATAA
- the csrA gene encoding carbon storage regulator CsrA produces the protein MLVLSRKKDESIMIGDQIEIKILAVEGDQIKLGIVAPKTVKVHRSEVFQAIQAQNKEALASSSNFLEQLKKK, from the coding sequence ATGCTAGTCCTTTCACGAAAAAAAGATGAATCTATCATGATAGGCGATCAAATCGAAATAAAAATATTAGCAGTTGAAGGTGACCAAATTAAACTTGGTATAGTTGCGCCCAAAACAGTAAAAGTACATCGTTCAGAAGTTTTTCAAGCAATTCAAGCGCAAAATAAAGAAGCACTTGCTTCATCTTCCAACTTTTTAGAGCAACTAAAGAAAAAATAA